ATCACATTATTTGAATAATCATTCTTTCAGGTGCATGTTTAACCAAAGAAAATCTTTGGATGACCTCCTCTCCTTTTTAATTAGTCTTTCTGCTTTGGTGCCAATTTTAACTGACTCGTCTCCCAGGGTCAACCTTCCTTGGCCTGTTGACTTCTATCATTTCACGTTACACATGCAGTCCCTTACACAACACTATCAAAGACAGCTGTCAGCTTCATCAAGAAATTTCATTTATCGTACGATCAATAATCaacttgcttttaaaatgtaagcCGTCCTAATCAGGCATAGCAATTAATTTCCTCCTTCTAATCATAGCTTTGCCTAGAACAAGAAGTTCTGGCATGGGTGTTTCAGCTAAGACTATAtaatgtgaaacacttttatgaTTCCTTGAAGCATTTAGTCCATCATTGTATGTGGAGCGTACTAATCATCCAGTTACTCAGAAGCACTGTAGGATcagatatttgtatattcatctgAAGCCTGGTGATATACAAGACAAACTCCATATTTTGatgcttcctctctctcctctgtctttctaTTAGAAATATTATTTTGGAGACCTAGAATCACGTAAGACATAAccccattttcaaaaaaaaaatgggtgtttTTATTTAACCATGGTACTCTTCCTGTGGTTCTTATGCTGTTTTTTATTTCCCCTAGCTTTTTCTAGGAGGCATCATGTTTAGGAGAGATGGTCAGTTTTAGCCTGAATTCTGTTTTCAGTAAGATTTCAAGAAAAGTATTCCATAGTcaggctgattacaaatgcaattaaTTCGTTTTCCCCAGACTAGTTATTTTCTGTGCTGCCAGGTAACCCTGCCAAGCAGCTACTCCCCATCCATATCCCTGTTTGCATGTGACAACTAAGAATGCAACTTCTGCAAATCACTGCCTGGAGACAGATGATCCTGCCAGTTCCTTTTTGGGATTACTGAAGATCAGATCTTGGATCATGCATGATGTGAGATTTCTAATCCAAAAGAGGAAGTGTATTGGGAGTCTGCTCCAAATAAATCCCACAGACTCCCGCTGGCACCTTCCTTCCTGGGGTCAGCTTTCCTTTGACATTGTTTTTACAGGCAAGTGAATAAACTCCGTGTTTTGCAGCATCGtgcctctttttcttctccttttctaaaAATTCAAAACCTCAGACATTGGCTGATACACTGGGTAAATTGTTGTCTTCTGTGCATCTACTTTGCGAGAGGATTTTCTGCGCtttattcattttgctttgttGATGAGACAGCCCTTCCTTATCTCTCTCAGAGGCtggaggaggcagagggagagacagagagaaatcgGTATTACACAGCTGCTATCCGATTGGCTGGAAACCGGGAGCTGGGCTATAAAAGAGACCCCTACAGGCTTGGGAGGGAGAAGCTCCGAAGATTCTGACAGCATCCTTACGGGAGAAAAGGCAAAGAGCACTCCAAACAGAAGTCACAGCTCCTCCTGCTGCGTTTCTTTTCTAGTCTTGTGAATCCCACGCTAAGCAAGATGTGCAAAGGACTTGCAGGTCTGCCAGCTTCCTGCTTGAAGAGGTAAGATGATTTTCAGCCACTGTGTTAAACTTTTGGATAGGTCTTCTCAGATTTTACATATCCTGCTCAGTGACCTGGTTCTTTGAGATTAGAAAGAATGTGGTCAGTAGAGCATCAACTTTCTACCTTCCTCCGAGTACTAGCTAGATATTGTGACTGAGAGGCACTCTCCCCAAAGTCCAGTACCTAGACGTTTTAAATGACATGTTTTGATTTTTATGCCAGTTCCTCTAGCCAAGTTAGCTCTAATTAAAAGGTGATATGAGGCTTTTGAACTACATAAAGTGGTCTGTAATATCTCTTCCTGAGACTATAGTTGCTATCTGGGCATTACTGGTGTATATACTATTGCAGCTCTGGACTTtctgatattgtttctgattttgtgttGGGGAAGCTATCCCAGTATGAGGTTGGACTATATCCACAGAAGGGCATGATGCTTTCTGTACGATGCTGCAGTATCTTGTACTCTCTATGTTCCTATAAGTaaatgttacaataaaaaatgagctTTAAAACTAGACAACTTTATCTCCCTGCCTCCACCTCTAGCTCTTGAAATATCTTATGTGAATGGTGGCTGGGAGGAAGTATTGGTCCTAATAAAGCAATTTCAACTTAAAGAGAGTGTTTTATAAATGGACCATCTTGTGATTCAAAATTTAAAGATATGCagctactcatctgtccatagcttTACTCTTAAAGGTTTGAATAAATGCAttcagaaaattctcaaatataagCTAATAGGGAAAAAATGAGTACACATTACATTATTTAATCTTGCAATTAAAGGTGGAAAGTCAATTTCAAGGTATATCATTCCCTCCCCTGACCCTCTGCAATTAGAGGTCACCTTGAATTTCAAACAGGAAATAATCCCAGATAACCCAGTCTTTTGTGTGTTATTAAGTTtacctttcaaaaatttttaccTGTCACTCAGCggtgttaaaatatttattgtttctttaaaatgaagtGTGAGGTATTGACAGAGCGTACCTATGCATAAGTGCCTCTGACCTCCACCATTAATTTGAACGGAATAGAGCAAATTATTTCATGCTTCAGTTAACTCATAAATAAGATTAACCATTACAGAATACAGAATTTCACTCtggtaaatattttgaaagacagATGAAAGATTGCACTAGAGAACTCTGCCCTCAAGATGCTAAGAAGCTAACCGGGCAAGGTGAACTTTATATCAGCAGGGTGAGCTAGGTACCACTTTCCTCGCTGGTGAAATGTAAACTGTCTGATCCAACACCTTCTTTCTAGCTTTAGTACCTGAGACTCCAGAGGGGACCTGAactgctcaaggtcacataggTGGTGGGTGGCAGAGTGAGGACAACATCCAGGTTTCCTTATTCACGTGACCTCTGAGGTCATGTTGGTTTTTATCTTTATGGTTGTAGGTGGTATAGGGACAAGTAATTTACTTGCTAAGCATACTCCCAGCTCATCATGAAATGaccccaataaatgtttgttcgCGACAGAGTTAGCCACCTGGAAATGTGGACTGAATCACAAGATACTTATATTATCCAGTTGACcttcatgattttattatttgtacaATTGtatcatatgtatgtatgtataatatatatatacatatacacacatatgactatacataaatatatacatacatatacacacatatatgactatgcatatatatgtatatacatatatatatacacacgcacatatacacatgcatgaTTTAATGATCTTGCCAGTTAAGGAAGCAGAAGAGTGGAAGCAGTGTTGTGAGGGAGAGAAAATGCTATTTAAGGAACAATCCACGAACATAATGAAATTCAAAACTTTCTGGGAAAAACTCACATAGATAAACCACTAGTCTATCAGTAGCCATCCTAAATGTCTTTTCATCCTTGTGGCTTTACATTTCTCCCTCCGAGTAAGAGCATAGtgtcattcatttcttttaaaatgacatttcacttttaatactaattttttagcttttagaacaaaaaaagatacaagCAAAAGAATAATTAATGCAGAGTGAGAATTTTCAACTGAAAGCTTCTTAAAAGGTCCTTCCTTTAGCCTAAGTAAGGAGCCTTGCTGTACCATAGGTATCTATTAAACATTGGCAATAGGCTAGAATCTCTGCAGCAATTAGCAGTTACCAGCTTCAGCAATGATACTTGTTTACTTTTCATGCCCTTTGTAGTATAAATATGCTTTGTAATGCAGATATTAAAAaggaaagcagcagcagcagtagatTCTCCAGGGGCAAATCTGAAGAAGCTCAGGTTTTTACCATTTGAGACTGCAAGCTACCCTTTGCATTTATCGCCCCATGTTCCACTTCCCTCTGCCAGTATATAAATCCCTGCATATCCATAACACCAAATGCTTCGCCTACCACATGCATGGCTGTAACAGAACAGACAGCACCTTTCTGAGGAGCTCCTATATCCCTCACTTCCCGCAGTGAGGCAGATGGAAATAGCAACCACCCACCAGAAGGGGGCATGCAGCAAGAAGTGCCGCATTTTGCAGTAACCGATTGCTTCACAATTCCTATGAATTACCTAACGAACATCTGTGTTGCTTTTGAAGATCCCAAAGAGTTCCAACAGTCAAATGTGACAGGTCCATATAAGAGGTTCTTGAGATAGGATGAAGGGTCAGAATTCTAGTTACTAATGAAGAAGCCTGTATTAGGAGTCTGGCCTAAAGTGCCTTTTAAAAAGAGCTAGTTATCATTATTcgttctcttttttcctcttctgtgcAGTGCAAAAGATATGAAACATCGTCTAGGTTTCCTGTTGCAGAAGTCCGATTCCTGTGAACATAATTCTTCCCACAGCAAGAAGGACAAAGTGGTTATTTGTCAGAGGTAAGAGAAAAGGCTTTGGTGAAAATCCAGTGCATATTAACTAGAGATGTTCTATAAGGACAAAAGAAAGCTGTGCCCTAAATAAGCCAGACCAGAATTGAGATGACCtccatttgggggggggggggggggatcatAATTGCATTGAAATTTCTATACATTTCTTGAAAAGGCTGCCATAATCAATGATAAGTCTCAtcataatgagagaaaataaatccaTACATTTTATTCGGGATCTTagatttctttcccccattttgtatTATGGACTtcaaatcattctttttttatgtctctAGGGTGAGCCAACAGGAAGTCAAGAAATGGGGTGAATCACTGGAAAACTTGATTAGCCATGAATGTAAGTctgtcagcttttttttttcttcttctttcctttctgggtTAGTGATAAAGGCATTTTGGATACGGCAAGTTATCTCATTGTATACTTGATCTTATCGGAACCGCCCAAAAATCTGGGTTCCTTCTAACTTCAGACTCAGGAAAACTTTTCACTTATAtccaaaactgtttaaaattttacTATGTCCTAAAGCTTTATGATATACAATAGAGATTAATTAGAGggatcatgtaaaaaaaaaaaaaaaaaaagcatttatctgACCACATGGAAAAAGGgtacagagaaaaaagaatttttaatattgtGATTTCTTTACAGAATCAATCTCAGTTTTTCTTTCCTAAACCCACCTTGGCAATTGATAGTTGCATAggcatttcagaaataaaatacttcTTATTGAAATAACCCTACACACCTTAAAAGAGTCATCAAACCTGGAGCAAGAATCATATGATATAACTGAAATTCAATAAGCATCAAAAACAAAGAAGGGGGGAAGCAGGAATTGCCTCAACCCATGCTTTATTCCCTTCAAGTACCCTATTTTACCTGAAATACAATATCCAGGATGTCAGACAGTATGATGACAATTGTGGTTCTTCTGTATTGCAGGTGGGTTGGCAGCTTTCAAAGCTTTCTTGAAGTCTGAATACAGTGAGGAGAACATTGACTTCTGGATCAGCTGTGAAGAGTACAAGAAAATCAAATCACCTTCCAAACTAAGTCCCAAAGCCCAAAAAATCTATAATGAATTCATCTCAGTCCAAGCAACCAAAGAGGTAGGTTTTCTTGGCGGAGAACTCTCTCTTCTTAGTGAAGTTTCCTAGAAATGGTATTCATTCGCAAAAGTCTTTGGATCATGTGAGTTAAAGATTTAACTCACATGATCATTATAATTTTGAAAGCCCCAAAAAGATCAATTAAGGGAAAAAGCTCCTTCATCCAGATGACTTAAATGACATCCTTAATGAATCTGAAGTTTTCTGATGAATCTCCCCAGTTATagagattgaaaagaaaatagtaaCCTGCCAGTCCTGAAGAAGGGTGGACATATTATACTTTCTCACATGGGCCAGGGTGAGGGTGGGAgcccaaatgtattttttttcatgttcctGAGATATGGGGTATGCATAGTCATTTATTATTCAATACACAGCATGCAGTGTCCCATCCTCGATAGGGGCCATGTCTAATGGAAGCCATGCCCTTTGCCCCTCAGGTGAACCTGGATGCTTGTACCCGGGAGGAAACAAGCCGCAACATGCTGGAGCCCACGATAACCTGCTTTGATGAGGCTCAGAAGAAGATTTTCAACCTGATGGAGAAGGATTCATACCGCCGCTTCCTCAAATCCCGATTCTATCTTGATTTGGCCAACCCTTCCAGCTGCGGgtcagagaagcagaaaggagcCAAGAGTTCTGCAGACTGTGCTTCGCTGGTCCCCCAGTGTGCCTAACTCCTACCTGGAAGTGGAGGGCTGAAATACCAAGACTCTATATTCTGGAAATCTTGAGGTCAAATACTGATCTGTATTAAGCACCAATGCTTTAACCACATTGTAGCCTAATATTCATGCTGCCTGGTATGTGTGAGTCACTCCCATGTAGAAACTAGGTTTAGATTGGGTGTTTAGGTGTTCAAAAGGGCAGGACCCCATTCTAGTCCAATTTACCCAAATATTTTTTAGGGTGCCATTTGAGCAAGTATCCAAATATTGGCTTTTTAGGTCTGGCTTTTAAAGATTGTTTGCAGGACTCTCCTTCCAACAGTTTGACTTCAGTTTGGTTGATTGGTACACTTCAAGTGGCATCTGCACATTCATGTCTTCTGTTAGCCAGCACTTTCTCCAAGCCCTAAATATTCAGATGAGTTTGAGCTATTATAGAGGTGGATAGGAAACACCCTAGGTGCTCATAATTAGAGTGTGTATACATACTTACATGCATAGGCTGACCCCTGATCTTTCATCCTGCCTTCAAACAGAGCAATCTGAACTGACCACCAAGCAGgctaagaaagaaatgaaaatctgtgaTAAAATAATTCTGTAAAATTCCATAGGTCTTGCTGAAGAGGCATCCAAGGGACTTTATGCTTAATTACCCACCGACAACCTCCAAGTTGAGCAGTATTCTAAAGAGCAAAGATCTTCAAGGATCACACACTTGACtgagctgttccagactggttaTTACTAACGGCATTTTTTTCAGTATCAGCTTCTAGCTGTCTCTTCTTCGCCTGGGTGCTTGGAGCATACTTATTAGCAGCTGGGGTTGGTGCAGAGTTGAGAAATAGGATGCTTTAGCTGAATAAGGAAATTTAATTATGACTTGCCAACTCTACCTACCCCAAGAAACTGGCTAAGTAGGCACAGAATTTAAAGGTTGCTATTCTcgtcctcccttctcttcttctttcataCTCAAGGtgctcttttcatatttttttttcctaagaaatttAGCCTCAAATGAAGCTCCTTAGTTCACTGCCCAACCAACCCCCCCTCCGCCCCCCATAGTGGTTCTAAGCTATATGCTTAGATTTATAAACCAGTAGCAGGCAaaagattatattttataaaggggaattacACTTCATTAACTGAAAATCACTCatggattttctcttttatgttaGAATCTCATCCATTCCATCTGAAACATCAAGGCTAACAGAGACTGAAGTCACATTTTTCTAGATCCTGAGGCTAGgtgagaggagaaaaagaaaaaagaaggtagCCATTATTAGAACTAGGGTTTGGAACTTTTCAAGGCATATGAAATACTTGAAAATGTCTCATTTATGTTATTTATGCTGTTTTGTACAATGTTTTTATTAATGTATTGTTTTATAAATGGAGATGCAGGGTATCACCTGAATTATTAATGAATGGCCAGGAAgtaattttcttctcattcttttaaaaGTACTATCTTTTAAAGTGCTCACACAGACCTATACACAGATTGCACCAATTTCTCCAGTGAAAATTACATGCATAAGCACCTTTGTGGCTTCTAAGCCTATATGTTGGGCTGCAAAATGAAGGCACTGGATTATTTATATTCGAGTCTCACTGTATTAAAGGCATAGGATTTCTCAATTGTGCCCTTCTTATCTCTCTGACAATCTTGCTCTCAATGTACCCAGAGTTCCGCATCAGAGACCCTTTCTGTTACGCACAATCCCACAATTTTGCCTCTTATTGACTCGAGGATCTAAATGTGAAACTCTCTTGGTCATGCCCTATTGTAACTGTCATGATTATTAGATTGTACCTGTACTCACAAACTGCTTTCTCACATGGGGGTCTGGGAGGCCATTCTGAATGAGaagtaaattattttatgtaatacATTTTTCAAGTGTGTTTTTCAGTTGTATTTCCTTGCTATTTCATAAGCATTTGACATGATAAGTTACCAGCCCATGGTCCATGGACAGACTATTCCTTCCGTATGcatgctgtttctcccatgtgTTTCATGGGCCTCAAAACTGACACTTCTGACGAAACACATGCATCTCAATAATAAGGGTAAATAAATGCTTCATACCAAAGTATCTGCTTGTAAAACACATTAATGATTCACAGTGTCTATTATGTTAGGGGAATCCTTTCccagaatttttccttttctattttaagaGACTGCTTAAAAATTGTGAGAGACAGAGAAACTTAAACATTTTGAATATCAGATTCTTCTAAGGATACCTCAGccatcctttctttcctcttgatGGCAGACcataaaataaatagcaaatatGTGCTGGACCTTTTCATAAAGGTAATATATTTTAACGGCTGCATTTTGAAGAACACTTTTAGCTgtgctatgtgtcaggcacttttCTGAATGCTTTGTAGGGAtaactcatttattcctcacaacagACCTAAGAGACAAATGCCATTCATGGCCATTGCCTTTGCTAAATGTCCActcatttttatagatgaggaaactgaagcacagagagattaaagaaTGTGCCAAGGTCAAACTGCTGTGAAAtagcagaactgggatttgaactgaGGTAGTCTGGCCTTCAGAGACCATGGCAGAAACATGTAGCATCCTCCAAATATGCACTGAAAGTAGAGTGCTACTTTGAGGCCAACGTGGTCATGAATAGAGCAGGAGTGCATCCTCCATCCCTGTCTTCTATTTCTGTGCAAACTGTGGAGGTGATGTGTTCCAGATTGTGCAgttaaaagatggagaaaaaccTCCTGACCCACTTCAGACCATGATATGAATACCCTTGTTGATTAAAGACTCATCTGCTTATGGGGctatttgttactgcagcattaCTTACCCTGAGTAATATGGAGTCCATGTTCTCAACCATTACACAATACTGTTGCCATTTATTTGTGTGAGAGGAAGACACTAGAGTATAAACTCAGAGGACTCATTCAAATTAACAgcagtttgaaaagaaaaaactttggGATTGCAGCCTCATGCTGTGTTCTGGCACTCTCTGTCAAtagcactttgattttttttaatttatttgattaattttcattttttaaaaaaaatataacaacaaacaaactcaaatATCCTTAGCAtatgatctttccattctacatatgtaatcagtaattcacaatatcacatagctgcacattcatcatcatgatcatttcttagaatatttgcatcaattcagaaaaagaaatataaagacaacagaagaaaattcatacataccataccctttacctctctttttcattgatcattagcatttcaatttactaaatttattttaacatttgttccccttattatttatttttattccgtatgttttacttgcctgttgataaggtagataaaaggagcatcaggcataaggtaaaaggatgaaagaggacaaatgaggaaaaagaaaagaaaagaaataaaaaagaacttctTTCATGGTAAAAGCTACTATTCATCAACGTGGGcctaaaaaatcagaaaatcagaACAAAACCAGTTAGTATGGTGAACCTCAAAAATATAGTATAAAATGAAGATTGTTCCATTCATTTAATGTATAGGCTGAATTCAAAACATGAGTCTGCCTTAGCTACTAAACTATGTGATGACCACCTACTCTACCTgttattttaatatgcatttctttgCTTCTCCAACAATTCAATGTTACATGGAAGTACACcatgagaaaggaaaattctgggttttgttctttttgtgaTATAAAATAGAGGCAAAATTAGGTGAGATGACTTAGTTAGGGTTCGTTTTTAATGAGTATCCTTTATAATTGTATATAC
This is a stretch of genomic DNA from Tamandua tetradactyla isolate mTamTet1 chromosome 4, mTamTet1.pri, whole genome shotgun sequence. It encodes these proteins:
- the RGS4 gene encoding regulator of G-protein signaling 4 isoform X1, which gives rise to MCKGLAGLPASCLKSAKDMKHRLGFLLQKSDSCEHNSSHSKKDKVVICQRVSQQEVKKWGESLENLISHECGLAAFKAFLKSEYSEENIDFWISCEEYKKIKSPSKLSPKAQKIYNEFISVQATKEVNLDACTREETSRNMLEPTITCFDEAQKKIFNLMEKDSYRRFLKSRFYLDLANPSSCGSEKQKGAKSSADCASLVPQCA
- the RGS4 gene encoding regulator of G-protein signaling 4 isoform X2 is translated as MCKGLAGLPASCLKSAKDMKHRLGFLLQKSDSCEHNSSHSKKDKVVICQRVSQQEVKKWGESLENLISHECEPGCLYPGGNKPQHAGAHDNLL